A window from Tenacibaculum singaporense encodes these proteins:
- the rpsN gene encoding 30S ribosomal protein S14 → MAKESMKARERKRAKMVAKYAEKRKALKEAGDYEALQKLPKNASPIRMHNRCKLTGRPKGYMRQFGISRVTFREMANQGLIPGVKKASW, encoded by the coding sequence ATGGCTAAAGAATCAATGAAAGCGCGTGAGCGCAAAAGAGCTAAAATGGTTGCTAAGTATGCTGAAAAGAGAAAAGCTTTAAAAGAAGCTGGAGACTATGAAGCTTTACAAAAGTTACCAAAAAACGCATCACCAATTAGAATGCACAATCGTTGTAAACTAACTGGACGTCCAAAAGGATATATGCGTCAGTTCGGAATTTCACGTGTTACTTTCCGTGAAATGGCTAACCAAGGATTAATTCCAGGAGTAAAGAAAGCAAGCTGGTAA
- the rplE gene encoding 50S ribosomal protein L5 produces MSYVPRLREEYKSRVIKALTDEFGYSNVMQVPKLQKIVVSKGVGAAIADKKLIEYAIDELTTITGQKAVPTISKKDVANFKLRKGMPIGAKVTLRGDKMYEFLDRLVTASLPRVRDFNGIKANGFDGRGNYNLGITEQIIYPEINIDQVKKISGMDITFVTSANTDKEAKSLLGELGLPFKKN; encoded by the coding sequence ATGAGTTACGTACCAAGATTAAGAGAAGAGTACAAGAGCAGAGTTATCAAAGCTCTTACTGATGAATTTGGTTATAGCAATGTAATGCAAGTGCCTAAATTACAAAAAATCGTTGTAAGTAAAGGTGTTGGAGCTGCTATAGCAGATAAGAAATTAATAGAATACGCTATTGATGAGTTAACTACTATTACTGGTCAAAAAGCAGTACCTACAATTTCTAAGAAAGACGTTGCAAACTTCAAATTACGTAAAGGAATGCCTATTGGAGCAAAAGTTACGTTAAGAGGAGACAAAATGTACGAATTTTTAGATAGATTAGTTACAGCTTCTTTACCACGTGTAAGAGACTTTAACGGTATCAAAGCAAATGGTTTTGATGGTAGAGGTAACTACAATTTAGGGATTACTGAACAAATCATCTACCCAGAGATTAATATTGATCAAGTGAAAAAAATTAGTGGTATGGATATTACTTTTGTAACATCTGCAAACACTGATAAGGAAGCTAAATCATTATTAGGAGAATTAGGATTACCATTTAAAAAGAATTAA
- the rplX gene encoding 50S ribosomal protein L24 produces the protein MKKFKIKSGDTVKVIAGDHKGSEGKVLQILKDKDRVVVEGVNMVSKHTKPSAANPQGGIVKKEAPLHISNVALTENGEAVRVGYKVEGDKKVRVSKKSDKAI, from the coding sequence ATGAAAAAATTTAAAATTAAATCAGGAGATACTGTTAAAGTTATAGCAGGAGATCACAAAGGATCTGAAGGAAAAGTTTTACAAATTCTTAAAGATAAGGATAGAGTAGTAGTAGAAGGTGTAAACATGGTGTCTAAACACACTAAGCCAAGTGCCGCTAATCCTCAAGGTGGAATTGTAAAAAAAGAAGCTCCATTACACATATCAAACGTAGCTTTAACTGAAAATGGTGAAGCTGTAAGAGTTGGATATAAAGTAGAAGGAGATAAGAAAGTAAGAGTGTCAAAAAAATCAGATAAAGCAATATAA
- the rplN gene encoding 50S ribosomal protein L14, which produces MLQTESRLKVADNTGAKEVLVIRVLGGTKKRYASVGDKIVVSVKSATPNGTVKKGQVSRAVVVRTKKEVRRKDGSYIRFDDNACVLLNPSEEMRGTRVFGPVARELREKQFMKIVSLAPEVL; this is translated from the coding sequence ATGTTACAGACAGAATCAAGATTAAAAGTCGCAGATAACACTGGAGCAAAAGAAGTTTTAGTGATTAGAGTTTTAGGAGGAACAAAAAAGCGTTACGCTAGTGTTGGAGATAAAATTGTAGTTTCAGTAAAATCTGCAACTCCAAACGGAACTGTAAAGAAAGGTCAAGTATCTCGTGCAGTTGTTGTTCGTACTAAGAAAGAAGTTAGACGTAAAGACGGATCATATATCAGATTTGATGATAATGCTTGTGTACTTTTAAATCCTTCAGAGGAAATGAGAGGTACTCGTGTATTCGGACCTGTGGCTCGTGAATTACGTGAGAAACAATTTATGAAAATAGTATCATTAGCACCTGAGGTGTTATAA
- the rpsQ gene encoding 30S ribosomal protein S17 — protein sequence MEKRNLRKERIGVVSSNKMEKSIVVSEVKRVKHPMYGKFVLKTKKYVAHDENNDCNEGDTVRIMETRPMSKSKRWRLVEILERAK from the coding sequence ATGGAAAAAAGAAATCTTAGAAAAGAGAGAATCGGTGTAGTATCTAGCAACAAAATGGAGAAATCTATCGTAGTTAGCGAGGTAAAAAGAGTAAAGCACCCAATGTACGGAAAGTTCGTATTGAAGACTAAGAAGTACGTTGCACATGACGAGAATAACGATTGCAACGAAGGTGATACTGTAAGGATCATGGAAACACGTCCTATGAGTAAATCTAAGCGTTGGAGATTAGTAGAAATCCTAGAAAGAGCTAAATAA
- the rpmC gene encoding 50S ribosomal protein L29, which translates to MKQSEIKELSTADLQEKLGALKKNYTDLKMAHAITPLENPLELRSLRKTVARIATELTKRELQ; encoded by the coding sequence ATGAAACAATCAGAAATTAAAGAATTATCAACAGCTGACTTACAAGAAAAGCTAGGGGCGTTGAAGAAAAATTATACTGATCTTAAGATGGCTCACGCCATAACTCCATTGGAAAACCCATTAGAGTTACGTAGCTTAAGAAAAACTGTAGCAAGAATTGCTACAGAGTTAACTAAAAGAGAATTACAATAA
- the rplP gene encoding 50S ribosomal protein L16, whose amino-acid sequence MLQPKRVKYRKVQKAKGNMKGNSGRGTQLSNGMFGIKSLDQNLLTSRQIEAARIAATRYMKREGQLWIKIFPDKPITKKPLEVRMGKGKGAPDHFVAVVKPGRILFEIGGVPMEVAKEALRLAAQKLPVKTKFVIARDFDYNA is encoded by the coding sequence ATGTTACAGCCAAAAAGAGTAAAATACCGTAAGGTACAGAAGGCGAAAGGAAATATGAAAGGTAACTCTGGTAGAGGTACTCAACTTTCTAACGGAATGTTTGGTATCAAATCATTAGACCAGAACTTACTTACCTCTCGTCAAATTGAGGCAGCTCGTATTGCGGCAACTCGTTATATGAAAAGAGAGGGGCAACTTTGGATTAAAATTTTCCCAGACAAACCAATAACAAAGAAACCGTTAGAGGTACGTATGGGTAAAGGTAAAGGTGCACCAGATCACTTTGTAGCAGTTGTAAAACCAGGTAGAATTTTGTTCGAAATTGGTGGAGTACCAATGGAAGTAGCAAAAGAAGCTTTACGTTTAGCAGCGCAAAAACTTCCTGTAAAAACGAAGTTTGTAATAGCAAGAGATTTTGATTATAACGCTTAA
- the rpsC gene encoding 30S ribosomal protein S3, translated as MGQKTNPIGNRLGIIRGWESNWYGGNDYGDKIAEDDKIRKYLYARLSKASVSRVIIERTLKLVTVTITTARPGIIIGKGGQEVDKLKEELKKITGKEVQINIFEIKRPELDAKLVAASIARQIENRISYKRATKMAIAAAMRMNAEGIKVQLSGRLNGAEMARSEHYKEGRIPLSTFRADIDYALVESHTTYGRIGVKVWIMKGEVYGKRELSPLVGLSKQKGSGNKGGGKRQPRRRK; from the coding sequence ATGGGACAAAAGACAAATCCAATAGGAAATCGTTTAGGAATTATCAGAGGATGGGAATCTAACTGGTATGGTGGAAATGACTACGGAGATAAGATTGCTGAAGATGATAAGATAAGAAAGTATTTATATGCTAGATTATCTAAGGCAAGTGTATCAAGAGTTATTATTGAGCGTACTTTAAAACTTGTAACCGTTACTATCACTACTGCACGTCCAGGTATCATTATTGGTAAAGGAGGTCAAGAGGTAGACAAGTTAAAAGAAGAGCTTAAGAAAATTACTGGTAAAGAAGTTCAAATTAATATTTTCGAAATCAAGCGTCCAGAATTAGATGCAAAATTAGTTGCTGCTAGTATCGCACGTCAAATTGAAAATAGAATTTCTTACAAGCGAGCTACTAAAATGGCAATTGCTGCTGCAATGAGAATGAATGCTGAAGGAATTAAAGTTCAATTATCAGGTCGTTTAAACGGAGCTGAAATGGCACGTTCTGAGCATTACAAAGAAGGAAGAATTCCTCTTTCTACCTTCAGAGCAGACATCGATTATGCACTTGTTGAATCACATACTACATACGGAAGAATCGGTGTGAAAGTATGGATTATGAAAGGTGAGGTTTATGGAAAACGTGAATTATCTCCATTAGTTGGACTATCTAAGCAAAAAGGTAGTGGAAACAAAGGTGGTGGTAAACGTCAACCTCGCAGAAGAAAATAA
- the rplV gene encoding 50S ribosomal protein L22 produces the protein MGSRKHNMATQLKEARKSRAFAKLTNCPTSPRKMRLVADLVRGVEVEKALQILKFSPKEASRNLEKLLLSAIANWQAKNEDASIEDAGLYVKSICVDSAGMLKRLRPAPQGRAHRIRKRSNHVTLELGTKNNSN, from the coding sequence ATGGGAAGTCGTAAACATAACATGGCAACACAGTTAAAAGAAGCTAGAAAGTCTAGAGCTTTCGCTAAATTAACTAATTGTCCTACATCACCAAGAAAAATGCGCTTGGTAGCAGATTTAGTAAGAGGAGTAGAAGTTGAAAAAGCTTTACAAATCTTAAAGTTCAGTCCAAAAGAAGCATCACGTAACTTAGAAAAGTTATTATTATCAGCTATTGCTAACTGGCAAGCTAAAAATGAAGATGCAAGCATTGAAGATGCTGGATTATACGTAAAATCAATTTGTGTTGATAGCGCAGGTATGTTAAAAAGGTTAAGACCAGCTCCACAAGGTCGTGCACACAGAATTCGTAAGCGTTCTAATCACGTAACTTTAGAGTTAGGAACTAAAAATAACAGTAATTAA
- the rpsS gene encoding 30S ribosomal protein S19 produces the protein MARSLKKGPYVHYKLEKKVLANVEAGSKSVIKTWSRASMITPDFVGQTIAVHNGRQFVPVYVTENMVGHKLGEFSPTRSFRGHAGAKNKGKK, from the coding sequence ATGGCAAGATCATTAAAAAAAGGACCTTACGTTCACTATAAGTTAGAGAAAAAAGTGTTAGCTAACGTAGAAGCAGGTAGTAAGTCAGTTATCAAAACTTGGTCTAGAGCAAGTATGATTACTCCTGATTTCGTAGGGCAAACAATTGCAGTTCACAACGGACGTCAGTTTGTACCAGTTTACGTTACTGAAAACATGGTAGGTCATAAATTAGGCGAATTTTCACCAACACGCTCATTTAGAGGACATGCTGGTGCAAAAAATAAAGGTAAAAAATAG
- the rplB gene encoding 50S ribosomal protein L2: MSVRKLKPITPGQRFRVVNGFDTITTDKPEKSLLAPKKRSGGRNNQGRMTTRNIGGGHKQKYRIIDFKRDKQGIPATVKTIEYDPNRTAFIALVSYADGEKRYVIAQNGLKVGQTIISGKEVAPEVGNAMYLSEIPLGTTISCIELHPGQGAVMARSAGAFAQLVAKEGKYATVKLPSGETRFILLTCMATIGVVSNSDHQLLVSGKAGRSRWLGRRPRTNAVRMNPVDHPMGGGEGRSSGGHPRSRNGIPAKGFKTRSKTKASNKYIVERRKK, from the coding sequence ATGTCAGTTAGAAAATTAAAACCAATAACACCAGGTCAGCGTTTTAGAGTTGTAAATGGGTTCGACACCATTACTACTGATAAGCCGGAGAAATCTTTATTAGCTCCGAAAAAACGATCTGGAGGTCGAAACAACCAGGGTAGAATGACTACACGTAACATCGGTGGAGGTCATAAACAAAAATACCGTATTATCGATTTTAAAAGAGATAAGCAAGGTATTCCTGCAACAGTAAAAACTATCGAGTACGATCCAAACCGTACTGCATTTATTGCATTAGTTAGTTATGCTGATGGTGAAAAACGTTATGTGATTGCACAAAACGGATTAAAAGTAGGTCAAACAATCATTTCAGGAAAGGAAGTAGCTCCAGAAGTAGGGAACGCTATGTATTTAAGTGAAATTCCTTTAGGAACTACAATTTCTTGTATTGAGTTACACCCAGGTCAAGGAGCTGTTATGGCTCGTTCTGCTGGAGCTTTTGCTCAGTTAGTTGCAAAAGAAGGTAAGTATGCAACTGTTAAATTACCTTCTGGAGAAACAAGATTTATCTTATTAACTTGTATGGCTACAATTGGAGTAGTGTCTAACTCAGACCACCAATTATTAGTTTCAGGTAAAGCAGGTAGAAGTAGATGGTTAGGAAGAAGACCAAGAACAAATGCAGTAAGAATGAACCCAGTTGATCACCCAATGGGAGGTGGTGAAGGACGTTCTTCTGGAGGGCATCCAAGATCTAGAAACGGTATTCCTGCTAAAGGATTTAAGACTAGATCAAAGACCAAAGCTAGTAATAAGTATATCGTAGAACGTAGAAAGAAATAA
- the rplW gene encoding 50S ribosomal protein L23, translating into MSILIKPIITEKATNDSELNNRYTFVVNKKANKLEIKGAVEAAYGVAIESVKTMNYPAQRKTKYTKKGLVTGLTGGYKKAIVQLAEGETIDFYNNL; encoded by the coding sequence ATGAGTATTTTAATAAAACCTATTATTACAGAAAAAGCTACAAATGATAGCGAGTTAAACAACCGTTATACATTTGTTGTAAATAAAAAAGCTAACAAATTAGAAATCAAAGGAGCTGTAGAAGCTGCTTATGGTGTAGCGATTGAGTCTGTAAAAACAATGAATTATCCAGCACAAAGAAAAACTAAATACACTAAAAAAGGTTTAGTTACTGGATTAACAGGTGGATACAAAAAGGCAATCGTTCAGTTAGCTGAAGGAGAAACTATTGATTTTTATAACAATCTTTAA
- the rplD gene encoding 50S ribosomal protein L4, with product MKVAVLDITGKDTGRKVELSNEVFGIEPNDHAIYLDVKQYLANQRQGTHKSKERAEIAGSTRKIKKQKGTGTARAGSIKSGVFRGGGRMFGPRPRNYSFKLNKNLKRLARKSALSIQAKENNLVVVEDFNFEAPKTKEFINVLKALELDAKKSLFVLGEESKNVYLSSRNLKGSKVVDASGINTYSVLNANKVVISESSLEGIESNLSK from the coding sequence ATGAAAGTAGCAGTATTAGATATTACAGGAAAAGATACTGGTAGAAAAGTTGAACTTTCTAACGAAGTATTCGGAATTGAGCCAAATGATCATGCGATTTATTTAGATGTAAAGCAGTATTTGGCTAATCAAAGACAAGGTACTCATAAATCGAAAGAAAGAGCTGAGATTGCTGGTAGTACAAGAAAGATAAAAAAACAAAAAGGAACTGGTACAGCTCGTGCGGGTAGTATCAAGTCTGGTGTTTTTAGAGGTGGTGGACGTATGTTTGGTCCAAGACCTAGAAACTATTCTTTTAAGTTAAATAAAAACTTAAAGCGTTTAGCACGTAAGTCAGCTTTAAGTATTCAAGCAAAAGAAAACAATTTAGTGGTTGTTGAAGACTTCAATTTTGAAGCTCCAAAAACTAAAGAGTTTATCAATGTATTAAAAGCTTTAGAATTAGACGCTAAAAAGTCTTTATTCGTATTAGGTGAAGAAAGTAAGAATGTTTACTTATCATCTCGTAACTTAAAAGGTTCTAAAGTAGTAGATGCTTCAGGTATTAACACGTATAGCGTTTTAAATGCTAATAAAGTGGTTATTTCAGAAAGCTCTCTAGAAGGAATTGAGTCTAATTTAAGTAAATAG
- the rplC gene encoding 50S ribosomal protein L3: MSGLIGRKVGMTSLFDENGKNIPCTVIEAGPCVVTQVRTEEVDGYNALQLGFDDKKAKSSNKALDGHFKKAGTSAKRKVVEFQGFEGEYKLGDSITVEYFAEGEFVDVSGVSKGKGFQGVVKRHGFGGVGQATHGQHNRLRAPGSIGAASYPARVFKGMRMAGRMGGDKVKVQNLRVLKVVADKNLIVVKGAIPGHKNSYVTIEK; this comes from the coding sequence ATGTCTGGGTTAATAGGAAGAAAAGTAGGAATGACCAGCTTATTCGATGAAAACGGGAAAAATATTCCTTGTACTGTAATCGAAGCAGGTCCTTGCGTTGTTACCCAAGTCAGAACCGAAGAGGTTGACGGCTATAACGCGTTACAACTTGGTTTCGATGACAAAAAAGCAAAAAGCTCTAACAAGGCTTTAGATGGTCACTTTAAAAAAGCTGGTACATCTGCTAAAAGAAAGGTCGTTGAGTTCCAAGGATTCGAAGGTGAGTACAAATTAGGTGACTCAATTACTGTTGAATACTTTGCTGAAGGGGAATTCGTTGATGTATCAGGAGTTTCTAAAGGTAAAGGTTTTCAAGGTGTTGTTAAACGTCATGGTTTTGGCGGGGTTGGACAAGCAACTCACGGTCAACATAACCGTTTAAGAGCTCCAGGTTCAATTGGTGCAGCATCATACCCTGCAAGAGTATTCAAAGGAATGCGTATGGCAGGTCGTATGGGTGGAGACAAAGTAAAAGTTCAAAATTTAAGAGTTTTAAAAGTGGTTGCAGATAAGAATCTTATCGTTGTAAAAGGAGCAATTCCTGGTCACAAAAACTCTTATGTAACTATCGAGAAATAA
- the rpsJ gene encoding 30S ribosomal protein S10 has protein sequence MSQKIRIKLKSYDYNLVDKSAEKIVKTVKSTGAVVNGPIPLPTNKKIFTVLRSPHVNKKSREQFQLSAYKRLLDIYSSSSKTIDALMKLELPSGVEVEIKV, from the coding sequence ATGAGTCAAAAAATTAGAATAAAGTTAAAATCTTACGATTATAATTTAGTAGACAAGTCTGCTGAGAAAATCGTAAAGACAGTAAAGAGTACTGGTGCTGTAGTAAACGGACCAATTCCTTTACCAACAAATAAAAAGATTTTTACAGTTTTACGTTCACCACACGTAAACAAAAAATCAAGAGAGCAATTTCAATTATCTGCTTACAAAAGATTATTAGATATTTATAGTTCTTCTTCAAAAACTATTGATGCGCTAATGAAACTTGAGTTACCAAGTGGAGTTGAAGTTGAGATCAAAGTATAA
- the fusA gene encoding elongation factor G, translated as MARDLKYTRNIGIAAHIDAGKTTTTERILFYTGVSHKIGEVHDGASTMDWMEQEAERGITITSAATTCTWQFPTENGKPTADAKGYHFNIIDTPGHVDFTVEVNRSLRVLDGLVFLFSAVDGVEPQSETNWRLADNYKVPRIGFVNKMDRQGANFLAVCQQVKDMLKSNAVPIVLNIGDEADFKGIVDLVKNRAIVWHDDNYGSTFDVVEIPEELKEEARELRGKLIEEVAAYDENLLEKYMEDEDSITEEEVHAALRAAVMDMSIIPMVCGSSFKNKGVQFLLDAVCRYLPSPVDRDNIVGTNPDTGEEETRKPDAKAPFSALAFKIATDPFVGRLAFFRAYSGRLDAGSYVLNNRSGKKERISRIYQMHSNKQNAIDFIEAGDIGAAVGFKDIKTGDTLSDEKNPIVLESMDFPDPVIGIAVEPKTKADVDKLGMALGKLAEEDPTFTVKTDDASGQTVISGMGELHLDIIVDRLKREFKVEVNQGQPQVEYKEALTATADHREVYKKQSGGRGKFADIVFTMEPADEGVTGLQFESIIKGGNVPKEFVPSVEKGFKEAMKNGPLAGYEMDSMKITLKDGSFHPVDSDQLSFELAAKLGYKAAAKAARAVIMEPMMKLEVLTPEENMGDIVGDLNRRRGQVNDMSDRAGSKVVKAIVPLSEMFGYVTSLRTLSSGRATSTMEFSHYAETPSNISEEVIANAKG; from the coding sequence ATGGCAAGAGATTTAAAATATACAAGAAATATCGGTATTGCTGCTCATATTGATGCTGGTAAAACAACAACAACTGAGCGTATCCTTTTCTATACAGGGGTGTCTCACAAAATTGGAGAGGTTCACGATGGTGCTTCTACAATGGACTGGATGGAGCAAGAAGCTGAAAGAGGTATTACAATTACTTCTGCAGCAACTACTTGTACATGGCAATTCCCAACAGAAAATGGAAAACCAACTGCTGATGCTAAAGGATACCATTTTAATATTATTGATACTCCAGGTCACGTTGACTTTACCGTAGAGGTAAACCGCTCATTACGTGTATTAGATGGGTTAGTGTTCTTATTCTCTGCAGTAGACGGAGTTGAGCCACAATCTGAAACTAACTGGCGTTTAGCTGATAACTATAAAGTACCTCGTATCGGTTTCGTTAACAAAATGGACCGTCAAGGAGCGAACTTCTTAGCAGTTTGTCAGCAAGTAAAAGACATGTTAAAGTCTAATGCAGTGCCAATCGTATTAAACATTGGTGATGAAGCAGATTTTAAAGGAATTGTTGATTTAGTTAAAAACCGTGCTATTGTATGGCATGATGATAACTACGGATCAACTTTCGATGTTGTAGAAATTCCAGAAGAATTAAAAGAAGAAGCTCGTGAGTTACGTGGTAAGTTAATCGAAGAGGTTGCTGCTTATGACGAAAACTTATTAGAGAAGTACATGGAAGATGAAGATTCAATTACAGAAGAAGAAGTGCACGCTGCATTAAGAGCTGCTGTAATGGATATGTCTATCATTCCAATGGTATGTGGTTCTTCATTCAAAAATAAAGGTGTTCAGTTTTTATTAGATGCTGTATGTCGTTATTTACCTTCTCCAGTAGATAGAGATAATATCGTAGGAACTAATCCTGATACTGGTGAGGAGGAAACACGTAAGCCAGATGCAAAAGCACCATTTTCAGCTTTAGCATTTAAAATTGCTACAGATCCTTTCGTAGGACGTTTAGCATTCTTCCGTGCTTATTCTGGTCGTTTAGATGCAGGTTCTTATGTGTTGAACAACCGTTCAGGTAAAAAAGAACGTATTTCACGTATTTACCAAATGCACTCTAACAAGCAAAATGCTATCGACTTTATTGAAGCTGGAGATATTGGAGCTGCTGTAGGATTTAAAGATATTAAAACAGGAGATACCTTATCTGATGAAAAGAATCCAATTGTTTTAGAATCAATGGATTTTCCAGATCCAGTAATCGGTATTGCTGTTGAACCAAAAACTAAGGCTGACGTTGATAAGTTAGGTATGGCTTTAGGTAAATTAGCAGAGGAAGATCCAACATTTACTGTAAAAACAGATGATGCTTCAGGTCAAACTGTAATTTCAGGAATGGGTGAGTTACACTTAGATATTATTGTTGACCGTTTAAAGCGTGAGTTTAAGGTTGAAGTAAATCAAGGACAACCACAAGTAGAGTACAAAGAAGCTTTAACAGCTACTGCAGATCACAGAGAGGTTTATAAGAAACAATCTGGTGGACGTGGTAAGTTTGCTGATATTGTATTTACTATGGAGCCTGCTGATGAAGGTGTTACAGGATTACAATTTGAGTCTATTATTAAAGGTGGTAACGTTCCTAAGGAATTTGTGCCTTCTGTAGAGAAAGGATTCAAAGAGGCAATGAAGAATGGTCCTTTAGCTGGTTACGAAATGGATTCGATGAAGATTACTTTAAAGGATGGGTCTTTCCACCCTGTAGATTCTGATCAATTATCATTCGAATTAGCTGCTAAGTTAGGTTATAAAGCTGCTGCAAAAGCTGCAAGAGCTGTAATCATGGAGCCAATGATGAAATTAGAAGTGTTAACACCAGAGGAGAACATGGGAGATATCGTTGGGGACTTAAACAGAAGAAGAGGACAAGTAAACGATATGAGCGATCGTGCTGGATCTAAAGTAGTAAAAGCAATCGTTCCTTTATCAGAAATGTTTGGATATGTTACTTCTTTAAGAACATTATCTTCAGGTAGAGCAACTTCTACTATGGAATTCTCTCACTATGCAGAAACTCCAAGTAACATTTCAGAAGAAGTAATCGCAAACGCTAAAGGTTAA
- the rpsG gene encoding 30S ribosomal protein S7, with protein MRKRRAKKRVLLPDPRFNDQLVTRFVNNLMWDGKKSVAFKVFYDAMDIVNEKKTDEEKSALEVWKDGLSNVMPHVEVRSRRVGGATFQIPMQIRPDRKVSMAIKWMISYARKRNEKTMAQRLAAEILAAAKEEGAAVKKRVDTHKMAEANKAFSHFRF; from the coding sequence ATGAGGAAAAGAAGAGCTAAAAAAAGAGTTTTGTTACCGGATCCAAGATTCAACGATCAATTAGTTACACGTTTTGTGAATAACTTAATGTGGGACGGTAAAAAATCTGTAGCGTTCAAAGTGTTTTACGATGCAATGGATATCGTAAACGAAAAGAAAACTGACGAAGAAAAGTCGGCTTTAGAAGTGTGGAAAGATGGTTTATCTAACGTGATGCCTCACGTAGAAGTTCGTTCTCGCCGTGTTGGTGGTGCAACTTTCCAAATTCCAATGCAAATTCGTCCAGACCGTAAGGTTTCTATGGCGATTAAATGGATGATTTCTTATGCGCGTAAGCGTAATGAAAAAACAATGGCACAACGTTTAGCTGCTGAGATTTTAGCTGCTGCTAAAGAAGAAGGAGCTGCTGTTAAGAAAAGAGTTGACACTCATAAGATGGCTGAAGCAAACAAAGCATTCTCACACTTTAGATTTTAA
- the rpsL gene encoding 30S ribosomal protein S12, which produces MPTIQQLVRKGRAKITKKSKSAALQACPQRRGVCTRVYTTTPKKPNSAMRKVARVRLTNGNEINAYIPGEGHNLQEHSIVLVRGGRVKDLPGVKYHVVRGALDTAGVEGRTQRRSKYGAKRPKDKK; this is translated from the coding sequence ATGCCAACTATTCAACAATTAGTTCGTAAAGGAAGAGCCAAAATAACTAAGAAGAGTAAATCGGCTGCTTTACAAGCATGTCCACAAAGACGTGGAGTTTGTACGCGTGTGTATACCACTACACCTAAGAAACCTAACTCAGCGATGCGTAAGGTTGCAAGGGTGCGTTTAACAAATGGTAATGAAATCAACGCGTATATTCCAGGTGAGGGGCACAACTTGCAAGAGCACTCGATAGTATTAGTTAGAGGTGGAAGGGTAAAAGATTTACCAGGTGTTAAATATCACGTGGTACGTGGAGCATTAGATACTGCAGGAGTTGAGGGTAGAACCCAACGTAGATCTAAGTACGGTGCAAAACGCCCAAAAGACAAAAAGTAA